The following is a genomic window from Clostridium fungisolvens.
CTCCAACTTTTAAGTTATCTTTCAATTTACTAGTATGATCCCCTAAAACCTTAATACCAAATTGAATTTCACCATTATTCTGCGCTTGGCTCATAGTAAATGGGTGTGAAGGAAATGCTTTCTTTCCTTCTACTACTTTCATAAAAGCAAATTGGCCAGCTGTATAATCCATTACTCTACCACTAGATATTCCAGTAACTTCGAAGGTGTTTTTTGCAATTTCTCTAATCTTACTTACCTTATAGCGATATTTAAAGGCAGTAAATTCATATATGCATATACTATAAATCGCAGACAGTATACCTATCACATTGATTATATTCATCCATATACTAAAAGCACTTAAGTCAAAAACTGGGTATGAGGAACTTAAATAGTAATGAGCTACACCAAAAGCATATGGAATTATCATTAACTTATGAAGAATCTTCCACTTCTCATATTCAAGCTTATATGCAATAAGAAAGAATAGAGTAAAGGCAGTAAAAGTATACAAACTTAAAGTCCCCAGCTGCTTACCATTAGTAAACATATGAAGTAAACTTGATCCACCTTGCCCAGCGAACTCATTAGTACGTTTAAAACCTTCTCCAACAGGTATAAAACCTTCTAGCCTGCCCCCACCTCCTGTTTTTAAGGTAAAATTGTGAGCCCAAATAAGTAAGATTGATATAATACTTAGATATTTGTGATAAGCATAAGACTTATCTAGCCCATCAAAAATCCTATCTATAAGCTTATGCCTGCTAGAAATGTAATTTATCCATGCAAATGCAACCAAGGCAATTGATGCAATAAGTTGAGAATACTGCCTGTTAGAGGCCATCGCACTAGCCTGCTGTTCTGGAATCCAAAAAATATAAGTAAAAACAAAAGTTAATATAATCAGTATTAGACCACGGTATTTTTTCATAACCATTCTCCTTTTAACAAAAAAATAAAATTCCTTCTACAAATTAAGCTTAATTCATATTTGACAACCAAATTTTCCGCTTAATCTATAGTTATTTATTATCAATCGAAGCTAGTTTTATGTATACAACATGTCCAAAACGGCACTTTGTTAAGAATAAGAAAATAGCTATCAATCTAAAATTTTGATAGCTATACAATCTTCTTATAAAATTCATAAAAACTCATTTTACTTATTTCTGAACTTTTTAAGGTAACTTGATGCAGATCTATTCATCTCATTAGCAAATTCAGACATATACTTTCTTTTGCAGAAAGCTTGAACTTGCTCTGTAATATTTTTATCCTTTAGGCCAGAACCTTCATTCTTTGCTTTATGCATCTCTATATGTTCTTCCTCGGAAAGTCTATGATATTTATTTTCAGAAACTATATATTGCTTCTCAAACCTCACTGGTTTCTTTCTATTCCTTTGGGCATCAACAGGATAGCCATAAACTAACATGCAAGCAGGTATAACATACTCAGGTAATTCCAATATTTCTGTAATCTGCTCGCAGTTTTCAATTATATCACCAATATAGCAAGACCCCACCCCTAGCGACTGAGCTGCAACCACTGTGTTTTGGGCAGCTATCATTGCATCTGCCATTGCTAGTACAATATCTCCTTCTCCTGGTTTTCTAGGGTTGCAATCTGTATAAACAAACGAATCATACCATCTTTGATAATCAGCAACAAATACTACTACCATAGGAGCACTTGCAATAAACGGTTGATTATCACATAATATGGATAACCTTTCTTTTAGTTTTTTATCAGTTATATCTATTATGCTATAAAGCATCATCGCTCCTGCAGTTGGTGCTTCTAAAGCAGCCTGCAATATTTCATTCTTAGTATTATCTTCAATTCTCCTATCTTCAAATATCCTCATTGACTTTCTTGTTCTTATTTGTTCCAAAACCTCATTCATTTCATCTATTCTCCCTATTTTATTTAGTTTTCTCCAAATTAAAATTTCTTCTATGTATGAATAGTTTTAATTATACTTAAAAAAGAATACTTACATCATGTAATTCTCATATTTATATAAATTATATAGTCCTATTATATATTAAAACTTTGTTGAAATATCTATATAATAATTCTATTTAGGCAACAAAGGATATTAATCATAATCCCTTAATAAAAATCATATTTATCAAGGTATAGCAAATTCACAGCTTCAATATTCATGTGATAATTAGCATATAAATACTTTGCCTTCTAAAATAATTTAACAAATTGTCGGACAAGCATATAATTTATCTTAATTTTTCAGGATTTTGCTTATTGGAGCTTTACGTCTTTAGAGGAGGATGTTAGATGAATAATATATTATTTGCCTTTGGATTAAGCCTTTTAGCTGGTTTATCCACAGGTATAGGTAGCACTTTAGCCTTTTTTACTAAAAAGACAAACACAAAATTTCTTTCATTGAGCCTTGGTTTCTCAGCAGGAGTTATGATTTACGTTTCACTTGTTGAAATATTTGTAAATGCAAAAGATTCTTTAACTGCTGAACTTGGAGTAAGAGATGGATCTTGGCTTACAGTAATCTCTTTTTTCTGTGGTATTCTTCTCATATATCTCATTGATACCTTTATCCCAAGTGAAGAGAACTCCACAGTTGCATACAGTGTTAAGTTTAATAATGGATATTCTGATGTAAAGTTACTTAGAATAGGACTATTAACTGCTCTTGCTATCGCAATTCATAACTTTCCTGAGGGAATTGCAACATTTATTTCTGCAATACATAGTCCTTCAATAGCGGTTCCAATTGCTATTGCCATTGCTATTCACAATATACCAGAAGGTATTTCAGTATCAGTTCCTATTTATTATGCAACTGGTGATAGAAAAAAAGCATTTTTTTACTCCTTCTTCTCAGGTCTTTCTGAACCTTTAGGCGCTATCATTGGATACCTAGTGCTTATGCCTTTTATAAACAATCTTACTTTTGGCATCATATTTGCAGCAGTGGCTGGAATTATGGTATTTATATCTTTGAATGAATTAATCCCAGCAGCAAGAGACTACGGCGATGAAAATCTCTACATATATGGCCTTGTCTCAGGGATGGCTGTAATGGCTGTTAGCCTACTGTTATTTTTATAAAAAGCCTTTAGTTAAAGCCTAATATTTTAAGATTTTATTCTATAAA
Proteins encoded in this region:
- a CDS encoding ferredoxin reductase family protein; its protein translation is MKKYRGLILIILTFVFTYIFWIPEQQASAMASNRQYSQLIASIALVAFAWINYISSRHKLIDRIFDGLDKSYAYHKYLSIISILLIWAHNFTLKTGGGGRLEGFIPVGEGFKRTNEFAGQGGSSLLHMFTNGKQLGTLSLYTFTAFTLFFLIAYKLEYEKWKILHKLMIIPYAFGVAHYYLSSSYPVFDLSAFSIWMNIINVIGILSAIYSICIYEFTAFKYRYKVSKIREIAKNTFEVTGISSGRVMDYTAGQFAFMKVVEGKKAFPSHPFTMSQAQNNGEIQFGIKVLGDHTSKLKDNLKVGDTIAVSGPYGRFNYRMAEKRQVWIAGGIGITPFRSFLQSDIPSDYNIDFFYAYNNEQDAPYVDELKGIKDRKNLRIHLMDSSKSGFLGVEHIGEYVNKDEQFEVFFCGPKPMRDKLKKELKKENYKVKEFHHEQFQFK
- a CDS encoding nitroreductase family protein; the encoded protein is MNEVLEQIRTRKSMRIFEDRRIEDNTKNEILQAALEAPTAGAMMLYSIIDITDKKLKERLSILCDNQPFIASAPMVVVFVADYQRWYDSFVYTDCNPRKPGEGDIVLAMADAMIAAQNTVVAAQSLGVGSCYIGDIIENCEQITEILELPEYVIPACMLVYGYPVDAQRNRKKPVRFEKQYIVSENKYHRLSEEEHIEMHKAKNEGSGLKDKNITEQVQAFCKRKYMSEFANEMNRSASSYLKKFRNK
- the zupT gene encoding zinc transporter ZupT, producing the protein MNNILFAFGLSLLAGLSTGIGSTLAFFTKKTNTKFLSLSLGFSAGVMIYVSLVEIFVNAKDSLTAELGVRDGSWLTVISFFCGILLIYLIDTFIPSEENSTVAYSVKFNNGYSDVKLLRIGLLTALAIAIHNFPEGIATFISAIHSPSIAVPIAIAIAIHNIPEGISVSVPIYYATGDRKKAFFYSFFSGLSEPLGAIIGYLVLMPFINNLTFGIIFAAVAGIMVFISLNELIPAARDYGDENLYIYGLVSGMAVMAVSLLLFL